One Carcharodon carcharias isolate sCarCar2 chromosome 33 unlocalized genomic scaffold, sCarCar2.pri SUPER_33_unloc_1, whole genome shotgun sequence genomic window carries:
- the LOC121274160 gene encoding pentraxin-related protein PTX3-like, whose translation MPGFILLLLATSLTFAAGYLYWEDENFFLYPDSLEDRSETEDETCPCRKDLSRWDKAFVMLEDSQMRQNMLLHSVNGILADELKGIRSEVRRALANSFGAQGPARQHPADITSTRLAKLLELRHEGTVKWHQESAKKVQEVFLLVLGLHDRLRALEGQFEKPGPSRAMPDEQGLCPKLNKELQQIRAELHTLRARVPAPNLETLIQEPPAGCQRALTFPAAPKGRYAIILPVDNRTLPAFTACIWAEPSSTMNETVLFSYCTESSSTEFQLYLNRSSVQFSVGPTEVHGYAGPLEKWTHYCGIWDGDSGNTTLLVDGQTVASRNPRAGPRAIPGGGAVQLGHKSDKCQVGRNGKAPTAFAGKLSGFNLWDLAITETEVGHLLRSNGCDDKGNVIGWDVSPVTVGTGVLIH comes from the exons ATGAGACGTGCCCCTGTCGCAAGGACCTCTCTCGCTGGGACaaggcatttgtgatgctggaagACTCCCAGATGCGTCAGAACATGCTCCTGCATTCCGTCAACGGGATCCTGGCCGACGAACTCAAAGGAATTCGCTCCGAGGTGCGCCGGGCGCTGGCCAATAGCTTTGGGGCCCAGGGTCCTGCCCGCCAGCACCCTGCGGACATAACGAGCACCCGCCTTGCCAAGCTGTTGGAGCTGAGGCATGAGGGCACGGTCAAGTGGCATCAGGAGAGTGCCAAGAAGGTCCAGGAGGTCTTCCTCTTGGTGTTGGGCCTACACGACAGGCTCAGGGCCTTGGAGGGGCAGTTTGAGAAGCCAGGACCCAGCAGGGCAATGCCAGATGAGCAGGGTCTCTGCCCAAAACTGAACAAGGAGCTGCAGCAGATCAGAGCCGAGTTGCATACCCTTAGAGCTCGGGTACCTGCTCCAAACTTGGAGACACTGATCCAGGAGCCTCCAGCAG GCTGCCAGAGGGCATTAACATTTCCCGCTGCCCCGAAGGGGAGATATGCCATCATCCTCCCGGTGGACAACCGCACCCTCCCTGCCTTCACCGCCTGCATCTGGGCAGAGCCAAGCAGCACGATGAATGAGACAGTCCTCTTTTCCTACTGCACGGAAAGCAGCAGCACTGAATTCCAGCTCTACCTTAACAGAAGCTCAGTACAGTTCTCAGTTGGCCCCACGGAGGTGCATGGTTACGCTGGCCCCTTAGAAAAGTGGACGCATTACTGCGGGATCTGGGATGGTGACTCAGGGAACACCACGCTGCTGGTAGATGGGCAGACGGTGGCTTCGCGCAACCCGAGGGCTGGGCCGCGCGCAATCCCTGGCGGAGGAGCTGTGCAGCTGGGGCACAAGAGCGACAAATGCCAGGTGGGCAGGAATGGCAAGGCACCCACAGCCTTTGCCGGAAAGCTGTCAGGCTTCAACCTGTGGGACTTGGCCATCACAGAGACAGAGGTCGGCCATCTGCTGAGGAGCAATGGGTGTGACGATAAGGGGAATGTGATAGGGTGGGATGTCTCTCCGGTTACTGTGGGTACTGGTGTGCTGATTCATTAG